In one window of Chryseobacterium viscerum DNA:
- a CDS encoding thiamine pyrophosphate-dependent enzyme: protein MENALHEKVSQDILLKAYNHMMLAKAMADIYEENRNICKYVHSTSRGHEAIQLATAYQLKKEDWVSPYYRDESILLGIGFEPYQLMLQLLAKADDPFSGGRSYYSHPSSRDENKPKIVHQSSATGMQTIPTTGVAQGIKYIQDFNLQEFENNPVVVCSLGDNSVTEGEVSEALQFAALHQLPIIFLVQDNEWGISVTKDEARTCDAYDFVAGFTGLSRMRVDGTDFVESFEAMKKAVDFVRTERKPLVVCAKTVLIGHHTSGVRREFYRDEEDLTKHRAKDPGEILRKHLLETGIDEDLLKQITKKARLEAEEAFEKAKNAEDPKPETVMQHVFAPTPITEETGTREPANGEKIVMVDAAIHAIQELMWKHPEALLYGQDVGERIGGVFRETVTLGKKFGSKRVFNTAIQEAYIIGSTAGMSAVGLKPIVEVQFADYIYPGINQLITEISKSSYLSGGKFPVSNIIRVPIGAYGGGGPYHSGSVESILANIKGIKIAYPSNAADFKGLLKAAYYDPNPVVMLEHKGLYWSKVPGTEDAKTIEPAEDYVLPFGKGKVIIEADKDETEKGRTLLVVTYGMGVYWAKEAAKNFNGRVEVIDLRTLIPLDEELVFERVKAHGKCIVLTEEQLNNSFAEAFAHRISKNCFKYLDAPVETMGSLDVPAVPINLVLEKEMLPNAEKLSSKIEEILKY from the coding sequence ATGGAAAATGCACTTCACGAAAAAGTTTCTCAGGATATATTGCTCAAAGCGTATAATCACATGATGCTGGCCAAAGCAATGGCTGATATTTACGAAGAAAACAGAAATATCTGTAAATACGTTCATAGTACTTCAAGAGGCCACGAAGCTATACAGCTTGCAACAGCCTATCAGCTAAAGAAAGAAGACTGGGTTTCTCCTTATTACAGAGACGAAAGTATTCTTTTAGGAATTGGTTTTGAACCCTATCAGTTAATGCTTCAATTACTGGCTAAAGCTGATGATCCTTTTTCAGGAGGAAGGTCTTATTATTCCCACCCTTCAAGCAGGGACGAAAACAAACCCAAAATTGTTCACCAGAGCTCCGCTACGGGGATGCAGACTATCCCTACTACAGGAGTAGCTCAGGGAATCAAATACATACAGGACTTTAATCTTCAGGAGTTCGAAAACAACCCTGTTGTTGTGTGCAGCCTTGGAGACAATTCTGTTACAGAAGGTGAAGTGAGTGAAGCTTTACAGTTTGCCGCATTACATCAGCTTCCTATCATATTCCTGGTTCAGGATAATGAATGGGGAATTTCCGTAACAAAGGATGAGGCAAGAACCTGTGATGCTTATGATTTTGTAGCAGGATTCACCGGATTAAGCAGGATGAGAGTAGACGGAACAGATTTCGTGGAAAGTTTCGAAGCCATGAAAAAAGCGGTGGATTTTGTAAGAACCGAAAGAAAACCTTTGGTTGTCTGCGCAAAAACAGTATTGATCGGGCATCACACTTCCGGAGTAAGAAGAGAATTCTATAGAGACGAAGAAGATTTAACAAAACATAGAGCTAAAGATCCGGGAGAAATTCTTAGAAAACATCTACTGGAAACAGGCATTGATGAAGATCTTTTGAAGCAAATCACTAAAAAGGCCCGCCTTGAAGCAGAAGAAGCTTTTGAAAAAGCTAAAAATGCAGAAGATCCGAAACCTGAAACCGTAATGCAGCACGTTTTTGCACCTACTCCAATTACAGAGGAAACAGGAACACGTGAACCCGCCAACGGAGAAAAAATTGTAATGGTAGATGCTGCTATCCACGCGATACAGGAATTGATGTGGAAACACCCTGAAGCTCTTCTTTACGGACAGGATGTAGGAGAAAGAATTGGTGGGGTTTTCCGTGAAACAGTGACTTTAGGGAAAAAATTCGGAAGCAAAAGAGTATTCAATACAGCGATTCAGGAGGCTTATATCATTGGATCTACAGCTGGGATGAGTGCTGTGGGACTGAAACCAATTGTTGAAGTTCAGTTTGCAGATTATATTTACCCGGGAATAAACCAGCTAATCACAGAGATCTCAAAGTCGAGCTACTTAAGCGGTGGAAAATTCCCTGTAAGCAACATCATCCGTGTTCCTATCGGGGCATATGGAGGAGGTGGTCCTTACCACAGCGGAAGCGTTGAAAGTATTTTAGCCAATATAAAAGGAATCAAAATAGCATATCCAAGTAATGCTGCCGATTTCAAAGGATTATTAAAAGCAGCTTATTATGATCCGAATCCGGTAGTAATGCTGGAGCACAAAGGATTATACTGGAGTAAAGTTCCGGGAACCGAAGATGCTAAAACAATAGAACCAGCTGAAGACTATGTTCTTCCGTTTGGAAAAGGAAAAGTAATCATTGAAGCTGATAAGGATGAAACTGAAAAAGGCAGAACCTTACTAGTAGTTACTTACGGAATGGGAGTTTATTGGGCGAAAGAAGCAGCTAAAAATTTCAACGGAAGAGTTGAGGTGATTGACTTAAGAACTTTAATTCCTCTTGATGAAGAACTTGTTTTTGAAAGAGTAAAAGCTCATGGAAAATGTATCGTTCTCACCGAAGAACAGCTTAACAACTCTTTTGCAGAAGCTTTCGCACACCGTATCTCTAAAAACTGCTTCAAGTATCTTGACGCACCTGTAGAA
- a CDS encoding S8 family peptidase: MKKQLLLISTLIITLTSAQNNEELNRKLERQRIDNNERFDSYVSKRYGANKTPEVLKEIEQQRTNLAGFLPDNRPYFFQAHDMDQIKNSNSDFLQGGTITGLTGSFNGEGIKFTIFDGSTSSGVARVFAGHVFFNNLPNRITNKESSTVNYGDHATAVSSFIGAKDYPYTVTFTNGTTRQVNFKGIAPNSTIDAYAFGTSVLDGETTQKTVFQKITTAQPNISNHSYGTNQGWADPQLINNEPSWVWNGAFSSPNTTFDAQGTYHTNDRDYDQIVYNNPSYIIIKSAGNSFGEGPSADTSTYKKYYKNSSGNLVEFAATDVLPPNNCAQGYDCIGIGSLGKNIIVVAAADRITTNDGRYTNSSDVIHSVYSSAGPRDDGGIKPDITAVGTSVASAWTDNNATGGSKIDIGDGTSYSAPVVTGIVGLWTQINKQLFSGSLLNAASAKTLMVHSAKEAGNIGPDPQFGWGFIDAKKGAELLVGKSNNSIIFNDETLNSGVANVKTVKASGSEPLKVTISWIDPEFTNFTNQWGNIYNNRSSKLINDLDLKITDTTTNTVYYPWKLDANNPMTPATKGDNTVDNVEQVIIDAPVAGRTYKIEITNKGILKNNSGGNAPQNYSIIVTGFTELLGTKDTANPLNNLAISPTITKDFTNILKAPKKSTFNVYDLTGKKLQNGIINNDKEQIDLSTYTKGIYIIEVKTDKDVISKKVIKE; encoded by the coding sequence ATGAAGAAACAATTACTTTTAATCAGCACATTGATTATTACATTAACAAGTGCGCAAAACAACGAAGAATTGAATAGAAAGTTAGAACGCCAAAGAATAGACAACAATGAGAGGTTTGATTCTTATGTATCTAAACGATATGGCGCTAACAAAACTCCTGAAGTTTTAAAAGAAATCGAGCAGCAAAGAACCAATCTGGCAGGATTTTTACCCGATAACAGACCTTATTTTTTTCAAGCTCATGACATGGATCAGATTAAAAACTCCAATTCTGATTTTTTACAGGGAGGAACTATTACAGGTTTAACGGGATCGTTTAATGGAGAAGGCATTAAGTTTACCATTTTCGACGGAAGCACCTCATCCGGTGTAGCAAGAGTATTTGCTGGTCATGTTTTTTTTAACAATTTACCGAATAGAATAACGAATAAAGAAAGCAGCACTGTCAACTATGGTGACCACGCAACAGCTGTTTCCAGTTTTATAGGAGCAAAAGATTACCCATACACTGTAACGTTTACAAATGGTACAACAAGACAGGTTAATTTCAAAGGAATTGCACCTAATTCTACTATAGATGCATATGCTTTTGGAACTTCTGTTCTGGACGGTGAAACTACCCAAAAAACAGTATTTCAAAAAATCACAACAGCTCAACCTAACATTTCAAATCACTCATATGGAACTAATCAGGGATGGGCAGACCCTCAACTGATTAATAATGAACCTTCATGGGTATGGAATGGGGCGTTTTCAAGCCCCAATACTACATTTGATGCTCAGGGAACTTATCATACCAATGACCGTGATTATGATCAGATTGTATACAACAACCCATCATACATTATCATAAAGTCCGCAGGAAATTCATTTGGTGAAGGACCTAGTGCTGATACAAGTACTTATAAAAAGTATTATAAAAATAGTTCAGGAAATTTAGTTGAATTCGCAGCAACCGATGTTTTACCTCCCAATAATTGCGCTCAAGGATATGACTGTATAGGAATTGGCTCTCTAGGGAAAAATATTATCGTTGTAGCAGCAGCGGATAGAATTACAACTAATGATGGAAGATACACAAACTCTTCAGATGTTATCCATTCCGTTTATAGCAGTGCAGGACCAAGAGATGACGGAGGTATCAAACCAGACATCACTGCTGTAGGAACAAGTGTTGCCAGTGCATGGACAGATAATAATGCTACAGGAGGCAGTAAAATTGATATAGGAGATGGTACTTCTTATTCTGCACCTGTAGTAACAGGTATTGTTGGACTTTGGACACAGATTAACAAACAACTGTTTTCCGGAAGCTTATTAAATGCTGCATCAGCAAAAACCTTAATGGTACACTCAGCAAAAGAAGCAGGAAATATTGGTCCTGATCCACAATTTGGCTGGGGGTTTATTGATGCTAAAAAAGGAGCTGAACTTCTTGTTGGAAAATCTAACAATAGTATCATTTTCAATGATGAAACCTTAAATAGCGGGGTTGCCAATGTAAAAACAGTAAAAGCATCAGGCTCAGAACCGTTAAAGGTGACCATATCCTGGATAGATCCTGAGTTTACCAACTTCACAAATCAATGGGGAAATATTTACAATAACAGAAGTTCCAAATTAATTAATGATCTGGATCTGAAAATTACAGACACCACTACAAACACCGTGTATTATCCGTGGAAACTGGATGCCAACAACCCAATGACTCCGGCTACCAAGGGAGATAACACTGTAGATAATGTGGAACAGGTTATCATTGATGCCCCGGTTGCAGGAAGAACTTATAAAATAGAGATTACCAATAAAGGGATACTCAAAAACAACTCAGGCGGAAATGCTCCTCAAAACTACTCTATTATTGTAACAGGATTTACTGAGCTATTAGGAACTAAGGACACTGCAAACCCTCTTAATAATCTCGCAATTTCCCCTACGATTACGAAGGACTTTACAAACATCCTGAAAGCACCTAAAAAATCCACTTTCAATGTATATGATCTTACAGGGAAAAAATTACAAAACGGAATCATCAACAATGACAAAGAACAGATAGATTTATCCACATACACCAAAGGAATTTACATCATTGAAGTAAAAACAGACAAAGATGTTATTTCTAAAAAAGTGATCAAGGAATAA